The following nucleotide sequence is from Trifolium pratense cultivar HEN17-A07 linkage group LG2, ARS_RC_1.1, whole genome shotgun sequence.
AGCATCTACTATAAACTTCACTAAATGGCTATGTTGGTTGTTGCTTGTGTGATTCACTAGCTAGAAAGGGGTCAAACAGTGTGCTATTCACAATTGCTTTTGCATTTAGCCGCTGGTTGGATAAATGATTCATTTACCATACATTAATTAACATATTGTAGTTATTTACATATGAattaagttatatatatattgtaggTGTTCAATGATCTCACGACATTAACAGAGGAGGAGCTGTATGATTTGCGAGACCGCTgggcaacttgttttcttgacctatataatcctgaggtagattatgatgatgCCGACGAGAAAgattaggagctagctaggtttgtgtgaagttacaatggactacttatgatgatgttttaatttgtattttggatggattagtattaattattatgatgttttgtattttggatttCAATGTTTGTACTTTAAtgacattattactatatatatgttgaatgttgaatttggctacggatgttgaattttagtattatgttcttgatgcaagttatgttatattgttggcattgtgggttagatttttttaataaaaaaaaaagatttaaaatattaaaaaaacgcaggtttttgaaaaaaaaaaattaagatttcacatctggtggaattggtcagatgtaaaaggtccaatttaattttaaaaaaataatatttgattttcgccttggtcagaggtaaaaagtgtttttttacatctgactacgccagatgtaaaacgtgtatacttactaagtctcgtgcgcctacatctgacatttttcagatgtaaaaagtgtttttcgccagatgtaaaagagcttttttctactagtgatTATTGAACCTAAAGGGTTTAGGTCCCCAATTATTATTAACCAACTTCAAAACCAACGGACAATGATCTGACACATCCCTATTACAAGCCCAAAGAGAGCAATCACCCCAAGCCTCCGACCACTCCGGAGAAACCATCACTCTATCTAGACGGCTCATCGAAATCCCATTAGCATGAAACCAAGTGAACCGACGGCCTAAAAGCGGCAGATCTAACAACTCCAAATCCTCAATGAAACCACAAAATTCTAATGACTCACCATTTGAAATCACCTCCGTGGACACCCCTCGACGTTCCTCCACCCCCCTAACAACATTGAAATCCCCCAACACACACCAACTCCCTCTCCCGAAACCGGCTTTGGACATAATTAACTCACTCCATAACCTCCTTTTTGAAGTAATGTCACATTTAGAATAAACATTCACCACAAAACACCTAACCTTCCGAACACCCCATTCCAAACACACGCCAACAAAGCCAGCTCCTATAAACGTAAAAATAAGGTTAGAATTAGTGTTACCCCATATAGAAAGAATGCCACCGCTTGCGCCCACCGAAGGAAGGTAAGCCCAGCAACAATCAGTAGAACCCCATAAACTGTGAACAAAATCATCTGAAATTTCCTCCTTCTTAGTTTCTTGCAGCGCTaaaaaatcaactttatttTCCTTCACCAAATCTCTAATTTTCCTCCTTTTAATTCGCCCTCCTAATCGAATTTGTATTAATCGAATTTGTTTAAAGTTCGATTCGTATAACCCGAAACACCGTGCAGGGGCAAAAACGTAAGtaaggggggtataaaagaaacgtggggggcctaaagagaaactATCTTTACTTATATCAAAGGGTTGCAAATACCAACTTTTAATTTGCACAAGGACCCATCCGCCCCATAATAATTGTCACAATTTAACTTTCACATATCGATGCACAAACTTGACCCTTAATATctttaagaaaaatattgatATGACCCTATCTATAATTGtcaattaacaaaaattatattaaaaaaatttgatattttaaaaatatttgttgagaCAAATCGAACATCTTATATATAGTTGTCTTTATACGGAGTATATTAGTAAACAAAAATAGTCAAAATAAATTACGTGAATAATTCATATAGTCGAAGAAATATAGCTCACAAATCACAATCGTGACAAACTAAACTAAAACTACTAAATCCATTTCCATTTTGTTTACAGTTGAGAGACCAAATCAATTAATCAACTCATAAATTTGGTAGGATTACTCCAGATGGATGAGCTTGAATTTTGATCACTTACTGCTAAGCATAATCTTATTAATTGATTAACTGTGAACATAGTTCACAAATCCACATTTTGGTCAGCTGAACAAAATTATCATCTGTCCCAACttactatattaaaaaaaattcaaaatctaaaCCACACTAAGAATTAAACAACATTTAATCCATTCAATGATTCAAAAACCAAACCAACTTGGTAGCATTTCATAAAGCAAATTACATATCAGTACCTGAATAATGTGAACAATCATTGATAACAGATTTTCCGTAAGCATAGTACTAACAGCGAACAAAAATCCATTATCATTATATATCCAAACACAAACTAATCTCCAAATCAAAACCTACCTGttcaaaaaatgtaaatttgaaaCTATGAACATTAAGTATTCATTCAGCACAttgtacttcacaaagcattcCACATTTCCAAAGCAATGTTCTTTCTCAAACATGGTCTTTCTACACAAGTCCCCGTCATTCTTTCCTTCTTGACAAAGGAATGGACCTTCGTACCTCGTCAGGTAGCAACTCACGATCTACTTCAGCAATCATTTGTTCATCAATGTCAACGTCCATAAGGAAGTTATGCAAAATACAACAAGCAATGATTATACGCCTCATGgtttcaaatgaaaaaaatggttCAGCAACACCAGCTATAATTGGAAATCTTTTTTTTAGAACCCCAAAAGTTTTCTCAGCTGTGAATTGAAGCAATGAATGACGAAGGTTGAATAATTCTTCACGATTTTGAGGTTCATGATTTGAAAACTCCTTCAACTGATAGCGCACACGGTCATATGGAGACAATACCCCGTTTGGCATAGGTCCCGGAAGACCAAGATAATATTTTCCTGCAAACATGAAGCACCCATTAGGACTTAATATATTACACTAAGCTGCGATGTCAACTATATAATTCACATTCTAGCAAATAGAAAACTATACCACATTTACACCCATTAGTCTACCACTTACCGTTAGGAAGTTTCAACCGATCTTTTCGAGTTAAAGCGTCTTTTAAGATTCTAGAATAAGATGCTGATCCTTCCCATCCAGCTAAAAGATATGTGAATTTCATATCAAAATTACAAGCAGCAAAAATAATTTGTGTGGGGAAACCTTTTCTTGCACAAAATCGAGGGGCATCATTCACTGGTACTTTCACTCGACTATGAGTTACACTTATGGCTCCAATGCAATCCTTTTTTATAAATACATTAATATGTCAGTATAAAAACTCAATCAACTAAAAAAAAGTGAGCAGCTAAATTAATGAGACTGTTACCTTAAAATAAGGATAGAATTTGTCATCATTAAGTATTTGTGTGGGCACATCTACATCAGAAGGTTGGATAAGTAACTCATTTTCTAATGATATGATTGCTCGTAAAACATTGTCAAAGCATCGATTAAATGTCTCCGTTGAatgatgaaaaaggaaaggCACAGTTCAACTTTTAGCAGCATGTCCTACAATGTATAAGAATTCAGCAACTTGCCCCTCAACTGTAAGTGCAACCCTTGTTGAATCCTTCATTCTACCAGATGACCTTAATTTCTTACAAAGCTGCAGAAATGCTTGAGGGCTCATGCGAATGATGTCTCGGCATTTTTCAGTTTGTACTAACTGTGCAATCAGTTCAGCAGACCTAGACTCATTATCAGAATTCTCAACATTTTATTCACTACGGGTATATCCTGACATCGTTCGCAACAAATGCGAAGAATGCGTTATATAGCACAGCAGTACTAAAGCACATATTTGTTGTCTCTTCTCTAACTCTTCTGGCCTAGCATGATCTGAAATCTGGATTTCCATACCCATCCCAAAATTACTCATGCGTCTTACTTGCAACTCCACTTCATTAATGTCACCCCTTAAACCATCAAAATTCACTTTATTTTCACCAACAACACTAGCAGTATCACCCTCCATTAATAACCTTCAAGGGACTAATGTCAGGTTAACAAACactcaataaaaataaaactacatcAATACATGAGAACACTATAATTCCATTTAcacataacaaaaaaataagtcaaacAACTTGACATATGCAACAAATAATAaccaatttagtctctaaaattCTACACATTTAGTCCTTAAATTGAAATTTCGTGATCAAACATGTCCTTTTGGACCAAACAATTTCAAGGACCAAATTGATGTACactacatttcaattttcaaagaCTAAATTGTTGACTCACCCTTCTCTGTAGATCAAAAAGCAAAATCCAACCAATAACTTAATAAGTTTAACTTAGATACACAATTAGCACAATGAGTTTTACACAATTAACCAATTGCAATCAATCATTTTTGTGACTTTAGAAATAATTACGATTAAAGTCAAAAGTTTATGGACCCAAATTTGCTGCAGTCAGCAAATCCCAAAATTCAAGCGTCGGTATTTTTGGAATCATGATTGATTACAATTTGTTGATAGTAGTTATGATTGTCCAAATTCAAACTCACTATTTTTagaatcatgaaaaaaaaatttaaatctcCCTTTCCTTGGCGTCATGCCAGCACAATATGACTgcagaaaagttttttttttttggaaactcGGTATCTAGCCTAAGTACCGACTAATCCAGGTGACCTATTACACCGTCCACGTCCACTAGCAAGAGCCCTAATAATCTAGAACAAAACCCTATATAGGTGCTAGCCCAACAAAAATTAGCACCAAAAGGATTCGAACAACCTAAGTTCCAAGCCTAAAATCCAATTTCAACGTTTTCAATGATCAAACAATCAGTATACAAAATCTTTACACTAACCGTATATGAATAAAATCCTAATGAAATATAATATCAATCATATAAGATAATCATAAATAGTTACAGAACAAGATTACATGTGAAAGAAAACACACAATAGCATTGCCAACATCAATTGCTAAACTCCATTATTAGAGAGAAAACTTTCATAATATGTTAATGAATTTTACTTTCCTAAATAATACAATGCTTTAGTAATCAACGGATTCAAGTGTGaattaaacc
It contains:
- the LOC123906992 gene encoding protein ALP1-like encodes the protein MKFTYLLAGWEGSASYSRILKDALTRKDRLKLPNGKYYLGLPGPMPNGVLSPYDRVRYQLKEFSNHEPQNREELFNLRHSLLQFTAEKTFGVLKKRFPIIAGVAEPFFSFETMRRIIIACCILHNFLMDVDIDEQMIAEVDRELLPDEVRRSIPLSRRKE